In one Nocardioides luteus genomic region, the following are encoded:
- a CDS encoding DNA polymerase IV, whose translation MRPHASVMHLDLDAFFASVEQRDKPSLRGKPVVVGGIGGRGVVSTASYEARTFGVRSAMSTREARALCGHAAFLYPRFHAYKKVSEQVFGILRDLSPLVEPLSLDEAFVDLATADLPDLEVETVTETAARVRAEVAEVTGGLSASVGLASSKFIAKIASDLDKPDGLVVVAPGTELDLLRPMNVKVIPGVGPATAERLRRAGIHTVADLEQVSVEELVRLVGKSHGTNLYKLARAQDDRRVEPERETKSVSVEGTYDTDLTDRPLMEQILTRQAGEVAARLKKNGLSGRTITIKVRLYDFTTINRSATLPAPTDQAGTIARLARSLLGELFTAGDTAGGVRLLGVGVSGLADWIQEDLFGDDGEDDTEPDLPLPEPVRRPTWAAGMDVVHAEMGRGWVWGSGRGVVTVRFETAETPAGPVRSYAADDPDLQPYAES comes from the coding sequence ATGAGACCGCACGCGTCGGTGATGCACCTCGACCTCGACGCGTTCTTCGCCTCCGTCGAGCAGCGCGACAAGCCCTCCCTGCGCGGCAAGCCGGTGGTCGTGGGCGGCATCGGCGGCCGCGGCGTGGTCAGCACCGCCTCTTACGAGGCCAGGACCTTCGGCGTCCGCTCGGCGATGTCGACCCGCGAGGCCCGCGCGCTGTGCGGACACGCCGCCTTCCTCTACCCGCGCTTCCACGCCTACAAGAAAGTGAGCGAGCAGGTATTCGGCATCCTGCGCGACCTGTCCCCGCTGGTCGAGCCGCTCTCCCTCGACGAGGCCTTCGTCGATCTCGCCACGGCCGACCTGCCCGACCTCGAGGTCGAGACCGTGACCGAGACCGCTGCCCGGGTCCGCGCCGAGGTCGCCGAGGTCACCGGCGGGCTGAGCGCGAGCGTCGGCCTCGCCAGCTCAAAGTTCATCGCCAAGATCGCCAGCGACCTGGACAAGCCCGACGGCCTGGTCGTGGTGGCGCCCGGCACCGAGCTCGACCTGCTCCGGCCGATGAACGTCAAGGTGATCCCGGGCGTCGGCCCCGCCACCGCCGAGCGGCTGCGCCGGGCCGGCATCCACACCGTGGCCGATCTGGAGCAGGTCAGCGTCGAGGAGCTCGTACGCCTCGTGGGCAAGTCCCACGGCACCAACCTCTACAAGCTGGCCCGCGCCCAGGACGACCGGCGCGTCGAGCCCGAGCGCGAGACCAAGTCGGTCAGCGTGGAGGGCACCTACGACACCGACCTGACCGACCGGCCGCTCATGGAGCAGATCCTCACCCGGCAGGCCGGCGAGGTCGCCGCCCGGCTGAAGAAGAACGGACTCTCGGGCCGCACGATCACGATCAAGGTCAGGCTCTACGACTTCACCACGATCAACCGCTCCGCGACGCTGCCGGCGCCCACCGACCAGGCCGGCACCATCGCCCGCCTGGCCAGGTCCCTGCTCGGCGAGCTGTTCACCGCGGGCGACACGGCCGGCGGCGTACGCCTTCTCGGGGTCGGTGTCTCCGGCCTCGCCGACTGGATCCAGGAGGACCTCTTCGGCGACGACGGCGAGGACGACACCGAGCCCGACCTCCCGCTGCCCGAGCCCGTGCGGCGGCCCACCTGGGCGGCCGGCATGGACGTCGTCCACGCGGAGATGGGCCGCGGCTGGGTCTGGGGGTCGGGGCGAGGCGTGGTGACCGTGCGCTTCGAGACCGCCGAGACCCCCGCCGGCCCGGTGCGGTCCTACGCCGCCGACGACCCCGACCTTCAGCCCTACGCCGAGTCCTGA
- a CDS encoding S9 family peptidase, translating to MPWPIAPKKPSSKQFHGLTRTDDYEWLREKENPEVISYIEAENAYTKEQTDHLADLRSQIFEEIKARTLETDLSVPTRSRGYWYYGRSFEGKQYGASCRVKVADPDDWTPPTPADVTHDQPALPGEEVLLDLDGLAEGHDFFSLGGSSVSPSTTLLAYATDVTGDERYTVRVKDLTTGELLTDELTNVHGGATWDRDSANLYYTTADESWRADKIWRHRLGTSQDEDELVFHETDDRFWVGVGRTKSDRFMFIGTAAKITAEYRFLDLDDPDAGWQVFAAREEGVEYSVEHATIAGEDVFLVTHNASGPDFEIATAPIAPTPGSEWRPLIPHTPGVRLEDVDAFAGHLVVHQRSEGLTQLRILELGEDGVADDYLVKFDDELYTIGSGSNPTFETPVVRLGYTTMRTPASVYDYDVRSRELTLRKQAPVLGGYDRDDYEEHRLWATAEDGVRVPISIVAKKGLHEQGPIPVLLYAYGSYEASMDPYFSIARLSLLDRGIGFAIAHIRGGGEMGRAWYDDGKMLKKQNTFSDYIACARHLAESGWSTPSKIIAEGGSAGGLLMGAVANQAPDAVGAIVAAVPFVDALTTMLDATLPLTVTEYDEWGNPEADKETYDYMSSYDPYTNVTAQHYPPILAETSINDTRVLYVEPAKWVAKLRATAENPGDVLLKTEMAAGHGGVSGRYKAWEDRAFSLAWMIDQVTSA from the coding sequence ATGCCCTGGCCGATCGCTCCCAAGAAGCCCTCGTCGAAGCAGTTCCACGGCCTGACCCGGACCGACGACTACGAGTGGCTCCGTGAGAAGGAGAACCCCGAGGTCATCTCCTACATCGAGGCCGAGAACGCCTACACCAAGGAGCAGACCGACCACCTGGCCGATCTGCGCTCGCAGATCTTCGAGGAGATCAAGGCGCGCACCCTGGAGACCGACCTGAGCGTCCCGACGCGCTCGCGCGGCTACTGGTACTACGGCCGCAGCTTCGAGGGCAAGCAGTACGGCGCGAGCTGCCGCGTCAAGGTGGCCGACCCCGACGACTGGACTCCCCCGACCCCGGCCGACGTCACCCACGACCAGCCCGCGCTGCCCGGTGAGGAGGTGCTGCTCGACCTGGACGGGCTCGCCGAGGGCCACGACTTCTTCAGCCTCGGCGGGTCCTCGGTCAGCCCGTCGACCACCCTGCTCGCCTACGCGACCGACGTGACCGGCGACGAGCGCTACACCGTACGCGTCAAGGACCTCACCACCGGCGAGCTGCTGACCGACGAGCTCACTAACGTCCACGGCGGCGCCACCTGGGACCGCGACTCCGCCAACCTCTACTACACGACCGCCGACGAGTCCTGGCGCGCCGACAAGATCTGGCGCCACCGCCTCGGCACCAGCCAGGACGAGGACGAGCTGGTCTTCCACGAGACCGATGACCGGTTCTGGGTCGGCGTGGGACGCACCAAGTCCGACCGGTTCATGTTCATCGGGACGGCCGCGAAGATCACCGCCGAATACCGCTTCCTCGACCTCGACGACCCCGACGCCGGCTGGCAGGTCTTCGCCGCCCGCGAGGAGGGCGTCGAATACTCGGTGGAGCACGCCACCATCGCCGGCGAGGACGTCTTCCTGGTCACCCACAACGCCTCCGGACCCGACTTCGAGATCGCCACCGCGCCGATCGCGCCGACCCCGGGGTCCGAGTGGCGGCCGCTGATCCCGCACACCCCCGGCGTACGCCTGGAGGACGTCGACGCCTTCGCCGGCCACCTGGTCGTGCACCAGCGCAGCGAGGGCCTGACCCAGCTGCGCATCCTGGAGCTCGGCGAGGACGGCGTGGCCGACGACTACCTGGTGAAGTTCGACGACGAGCTCTACACCATCGGCTCCGGCTCCAACCCGACCTTCGAGACGCCGGTCGTGCGGCTCGGCTACACCACGATGCGCACCCCGGCCTCCGTCTACGACTACGACGTACGCAGCCGCGAGCTCACCCTGCGCAAGCAGGCCCCGGTGCTCGGTGGCTACGACCGGGACGACTACGAGGAGCACCGGCTGTGGGCGACGGCCGAGGACGGCGTCCGGGTGCCGATCTCGATCGTGGCGAAGAAGGGGCTGCACGAGCAGGGTCCGATCCCGGTGCTGCTCTACGCCTACGGCTCCTACGAGGCCAGCATGGACCCCTACTTCTCGATCGCCCGGCTGAGCCTGCTGGACCGTGGGATCGGCTTCGCCATCGCCCACATCCGCGGCGGCGGCGAGATGGGCCGGGCGTGGTACGACGACGGGAAGATGCTGAAGAAGCAGAACACCTTCTCCGACTACATCGCCTGTGCGCGCCACCTCGCCGAGTCGGGCTGGTCCACGCCCAGCAAGATCATCGCCGAGGGCGGCAGCGCCGGCGGGCTGCTGATGGGTGCGGTCGCCAACCAGGCACCCGACGCCGTGGGCGCCATCGTCGCCGCTGTGCCTTTCGTGGACGCGCTGACGACAATGCTCGACGCGACGCTGCCGCTGACCGTCACCGAGTACGACGAGTGGGGCAACCCGGAGGCCGACAAGGAGACCTACGACTACATGTCCTCCTACGACCCCTACACGAACGTCACCGCCCAGCACTACCCGCCGATCCTGGCCGAGACCAGCATCAACGACACCCGGGTGCTCTACGTCGAGCCCGCGAAATGGGTCGCCAAGCTGCGCGCAACGGCCGAGAATCCTGGCGACGTACTGCTGAAGACGGAGATGGCCGCCGGGCACGGCGGGGTCTCGGGGCGCTACAAGGCGTGGGAGGACCGGGCGTTCAGCCTCGCCTGGATGATCGACCAGGTGACCTCTGCGTAG
- a CDS encoding DUF4192 domain-containing protein — MTTKLSIARPEDVLAAVPILLGFQPEKSIVMLTFGGAHQVHGRIDLPPPGEVEGCLDSLLLPAVRHQVRGVLLVLYDSGPRFGLKIARRLAERLAECDIDLIGCLRVQDGRWFDPLGFHGVPDDGVPFDVGAHPFRAQAVYDGHLVRRSRTELAASIAAVPAAVAETEAALEKASSMKIYEVGRLVDDAVAGSVLSAGQVASLLLALGDPQRRDAAWGGMTREEARAHVRLWTDVVRRSPDDHVAHPAAVLALAAWLGGDGALAWCALDRCFASERHHGLGLLVAQMLEGAVPPTAWEEALSRADLSV; from the coding sequence ATGACCACGAAACTCTCCATCGCCCGTCCCGAGGACGTCCTGGCCGCCGTGCCCATCCTGTTGGGTTTCCAGCCCGAGAAGTCGATCGTCATGCTGACGTTCGGCGGTGCGCATCAGGTGCACGGCCGGATCGACCTCCCGCCCCCGGGTGAGGTCGAGGGCTGCCTCGACAGTCTCCTCCTGCCCGCCGTCCGTCATCAGGTGCGCGGCGTCCTGCTCGTCCTCTACGACAGCGGTCCGCGCTTCGGGCTGAAGATCGCCCGACGCCTGGCCGAGAGGCTCGCCGAGTGCGACATCGATCTGATCGGCTGCCTGCGGGTGCAGGACGGCCGGTGGTTCGACCCGCTCGGGTTCCACGGCGTCCCTGACGATGGGGTGCCGTTCGACGTCGGCGCCCACCCGTTCCGCGCCCAGGCGGTCTACGACGGTCACCTGGTGCGCCGCTCCCGCACCGAGCTGGCCGCCTCGATCGCCGCGGTCCCCGCGGCCGTCGCCGAGACCGAGGCGGCGCTGGAGAAGGCCTCCTCGATGAAGATCTACGAGGTCGGCCGCCTCGTCGACGACGCCGTCGCCGGGTCGGTCCTGTCGGCTGGTCAGGTCGCCTCCCTGCTGCTGGCGCTGGGTGACCCGCAGCGGCGCGACGCCGCCTGGGGTGGGATGACCCGGGAGGAGGCGAGAGCCCACGTCCGCCTGTGGACCGATGTCGTACGCCGCAGCCCCGACGACCACGTCGCCCACCCGGCCGCGGTGCTGGCCCTCGCCGCCTGGCTGGGCGGAGACGGTGCGCTCGCCTGGTGCGCACTCGACCGCTGCTTCGCGAGCGAGCGCCACCACGGCCTCGGGCTGCTGGTCGCGCAGATGCTCGAGGGCGCGGTCCCTCCCACCGCCTGGGAGGAGGCGCTGAGCCGGGCTGACCTTTCGGTCTAG
- a CDS encoding helix-turn-helix domain-containing protein — MLRNVAAVIWDGVAPFEFGAVCEAFAIDRRDDGVPYLDFAVCAPTAGMVRTNLGFKVEAPNGLERLEEADLIAIPAFGGPSGTLPVEVKDALLRAHARGARFLTACSGAFALGEAGLLDGIECTTHWKYATELQRRFPESRVVPEVLYVDTGQIVTSAGTASVLDAALHIWRQEYGAAVASAVARRMVVPPQRDGGQAQFISHPVPEPDAETLGPLLAWISSHLHEELDVDSLARQVLMSPRTFARRFRAETGATPYAWITAQRVRRAEELLERTERSVEWIAGEVGFGNAAALRHHFTRVRGLSPQAYRRRFACAPAASLEDTA, encoded by the coding sequence GTGCTTAGGAACGTCGCTGCGGTGATCTGGGACGGTGTCGCCCCCTTCGAGTTCGGTGCGGTCTGCGAGGCTTTCGCCATCGACCGCCGTGACGACGGGGTGCCCTACCTCGACTTCGCCGTGTGCGCGCCGACGGCCGGGATGGTGCGCACCAACCTCGGGTTCAAGGTCGAGGCACCCAACGGCCTGGAGCGCCTCGAGGAGGCCGACCTGATCGCCATCCCCGCGTTCGGCGGTCCCAGCGGCACCCTTCCCGTGGAGGTGAAGGACGCGCTGCTGCGCGCGCACGCCCGTGGGGCCCGATTCCTCACCGCCTGCTCCGGCGCCTTCGCGCTGGGGGAGGCGGGCCTGCTGGACGGGATCGAGTGCACCACCCACTGGAAGTACGCCACCGAGCTGCAGCGGCGGTTCCCGGAGTCGAGGGTCGTCCCCGAGGTGCTCTATGTCGACACCGGCCAGATCGTTACCAGCGCCGGCACCGCCTCCGTGCTCGACGCCGCGCTGCACATCTGGCGCCAGGAGTACGGCGCCGCGGTCGCCTCCGCCGTCGCCCGCCGGATGGTCGTCCCGCCGCAGCGTGACGGGGGACAGGCGCAGTTCATCTCCCACCCCGTCCCCGAGCCCGACGCGGAGACCCTGGGGCCCCTGCTGGCCTGGATCTCGTCCCATCTCCACGAGGAGCTCGACGTCGACTCGCTGGCCCGGCAGGTGCTGATGTCGCCGCGTACGTTCGCCCGGAGGTTCCGCGCCGAGACCGGGGCCACGCCCTATGCCTGGATCACCGCACAGCGGGTCCGCCGGGCCGAGGAGCTGCTGGAGCGCACCGAGCGGTCGGTGGAGTGGATCGCGGGCGAGGTCGGCTTCGGCAACGCCGCGGCCCTGCGCCACCACTTCACCCGGGTGCGGGGCCTCTCGCCCCAGGCTTACCGTCGCCGGTTCGCGTGTGCCCCCGCCGCGTCCTTGGAGGACACGGCCTAG
- a CDS encoding sigma-70 family RNA polymerase sigma factor produces the protein MATRTATATREIEGRDSVGLYLDEIARNELLDAAKEVELSKAIEAGLMAEHLLAEGRVGRKKAPGGATRAELEWLAEEGHRATREFINANLRLVVSIARKYGRAQMPMLDLIQEGNTGLIRAVEKFDYTKGYKFSTYATWWVRQAITRGIAQQARVVRLPVHVVEELNQVGGARRTLERQLGRDPEPEEIAAELGMDIDRVLDLLSWGRDHVSLDTPIDEDGDTSLGDLMAQESAPSPDMDVIDVESRERLNSLVGQLDERSADIVRSRYGLTDGRQHKLADIGVKHGISAERVRQLEREALQKLRRFADPDLAA, from the coding sequence ATGGCGACACGCACCGCAACCGCCACCCGAGAGATCGAGGGGCGTGACAGCGTCGGGCTGTATCTCGACGAGATCGCCCGCAACGAGCTCCTGGATGCCGCCAAAGAGGTTGAGCTGTCCAAGGCGATCGAGGCCGGCCTGATGGCCGAGCACCTCTTGGCCGAGGGCCGCGTCGGCCGGAAGAAGGCACCCGGTGGAGCCACCCGAGCGGAGCTGGAGTGGCTGGCCGAAGAGGGTCACCGCGCCACCCGCGAGTTCATCAACGCCAACCTGCGTCTGGTGGTGTCCATCGCGCGGAAGTACGGCCGCGCCCAGATGCCGATGCTGGACCTGATCCAGGAAGGTAATACCGGCCTGATCCGGGCCGTTGAGAAGTTCGACTACACCAAGGGCTACAAGTTCTCGACGTACGCGACGTGGTGGGTGCGCCAGGCGATCACCCGCGGCATCGCCCAGCAGGCGCGCGTGGTCCGGCTCCCGGTCCACGTCGTCGAGGAGCTCAACCAGGTCGGCGGCGCTCGCCGCACCCTGGAGCGTCAGCTCGGCCGTGACCCGGAGCCGGAGGAGATCGCCGCCGAGCTCGGTATGGACATCGACCGCGTCCTCGACCTGCTCTCCTGGGGTCGTGACCACGTCTCGCTCGACACCCCGATCGACGAGGACGGCGACACCTCCCTGGGTGACCTGATGGCCCAGGAGTCGGCGCCGTCGCCGGACATGGACGTCATCGACGTCGAGTCGCGCGAGCGGCTCAACTCGCTCGTCGGCCAGCTCGACGAGCGTTCCGCCGACATCGTCCGCTCCCGCTACGGCCTCACCGACGGCCGTCAGCACAAGCTCGCCGACATCGGCGTCAAGCACGGCATCTCCGCCGAGCGCGTACGCCAGCTCGAGCGTGAGGCTCTGCAGAAGCTCCGCCGCTTCGCAGACCCCGACCTGGCTGCCTGA
- a CDS encoding DNA polymerase IV, with product MSERRRATTDVVLHVDLDQFIAAVEVLRRPELAGKPVIVGGRGDPTERAVVSTASYEARAHGVGSGMPLRLAVRKCPDAVLLPVDQAAYDKASAGVMDTLRSLEWGGVPVLVEVLGWDEAFLGPGPGHGDLGDPVAFAQDVRDLVLECTRLRSGVGVGDNKLQAKLATGFAKQRVDGALAREAGAGGHEPGPDGQLRGTGVYRITHETWDAEMGHRPTDALWGIGAKTAKRLAGLGIETVADLGAASAEGLAAAIGPTTGPWLRRLGRGADTSPVDPSPWVARGHGHEETFQQDLVEWPDIVAATRRLCAECLADVVKEGRPVTRVEIKVRFKPFFTVTRGHKLPEPTLDGGRLADEAVALLDRVEKDRPIRLIGVRLEMAPPPEGY from the coding sequence ATGAGCGAGCGCCGGCGAGCGACCACCGACGTGGTGCTCCACGTCGACCTGGACCAGTTCATCGCTGCGGTGGAGGTGCTACGGCGGCCCGAGCTCGCCGGGAAGCCGGTGATCGTGGGCGGTCGTGGGGACCCCACCGAGCGGGCCGTGGTCTCGACGGCCTCCTACGAGGCGCGGGCGCACGGGGTCGGCTCCGGGATGCCGCTGCGCCTGGCGGTGCGGAAGTGTCCCGACGCGGTGCTGCTGCCGGTCGACCAGGCTGCCTACGACAAGGCCTCCGCGGGCGTCATGGACACCCTGCGGTCGCTGGAGTGGGGCGGCGTACCCGTCCTGGTCGAGGTCCTCGGCTGGGACGAGGCCTTCCTCGGGCCCGGTCCCGGCCACGGCGACCTCGGCGATCCGGTGGCCTTCGCCCAGGACGTACGCGACCTCGTGCTCGAATGCACCCGGCTGCGCAGCGGGGTCGGCGTCGGTGACAACAAGCTGCAGGCGAAGCTCGCGACGGGGTTCGCCAAGCAGCGCGTCGACGGTGCGCTCGCGCGCGAGGCCGGCGCGGGCGGCCACGAGCCCGGCCCGGACGGGCAGCTGCGGGGGACCGGTGTCTACCGGATCACCCACGAGACCTGGGACGCCGAGATGGGCCACCGCCCCACCGACGCGCTGTGGGGGATCGGGGCCAAGACCGCGAAGCGGCTCGCCGGGCTCGGGATCGAGACGGTCGCCGACCTGGGCGCCGCCTCGGCCGAGGGACTGGCCGCCGCGATCGGCCCCACCACCGGTCCCTGGCTGCGCCGCCTCGGCCGTGGCGCCGACACCAGCCCGGTGGACCCCTCGCCCTGGGTCGCCCGCGGCCACGGCCACGAGGAGACCTTCCAGCAGGACCTCGTCGAGTGGCCCGACATCGTCGCCGCCACCCGCCGGCTGTGCGCCGAGTGCCTCGCGGACGTGGTCAAGGAGGGCCGTCCGGTGACCAGGGTCGAGATCAAGGTGCGGTTCAAGCCGTTCTTCACCGTCACCCGCGGCCACAAGCTCCCCGAGCCCACCCTCGACGGTGGTCGCCTCGCCGACGAGGCGGTGGCGCTGTTGGACCGCGTCGAGAAGGACCGCCCGATCCGCCTGATCGGTGTACGCCTCGAGATGGCCCCGCCGCCCGAAGGCTACTGA
- a CDS encoding glycoside hydrolase family 3 N-terminal domain-containing protein translates to MTGGKHTESEDRPRRSSRWMRPVIAGVVLTLAVGAGAAAVTVGMPTRAEEEPNRPAAATTKTDPKKDTTPLGWGPTSGELATARELVAGWDEKQLAGQVIVGRYHGTDPAKAAKMVRKLHLAGVSVTGENVVDEAQVRETTAAVSRAVAADGRSFPAVIGVDQEGGVVSHLRGVATEFPEFARTGDAIETKPRKGIAATTEAARTTALELRDLGFTWVFAPVADVTVGAADPTIGSRSPSEKPRVAATAVSAAVQGYNEAGLVSTTKHFPGHGAVTGDTHLGLQELDFGMKKLKRRDLVPFDAAVDAGAPAVMISHVDVKAVAPGKPASMAAPIYDLLRDDLGFTGIAVTDSLGMGAVTTTTKKPSVAALKAGADLLLMPADSKAAHRSVVKAMRSGRLDRARVEEAAAKVVAMQLWQQRTAAAVPVPGDVREQAEKASAALSEVASEG, encoded by the coding sequence GTGACTGGGGGCAAGCACACCGAATCAGAGGACCGTCCGCGCCGTTCGAGCCGCTGGATGAGGCCGGTGATCGCCGGTGTCGTGCTGACGCTGGCAGTCGGCGCGGGCGCCGCAGCGGTGACAGTCGGGATGCCGACGCGGGCCGAGGAGGAGCCGAACAGGCCGGCGGCTGCGACCACGAAGACCGACCCGAAGAAGGACACCACGCCCCTGGGCTGGGGTCCGACGAGCGGAGAGCTGGCGACCGCCCGTGAGCTGGTCGCCGGCTGGGACGAGAAGCAGCTGGCCGGGCAGGTGATCGTCGGCCGCTACCACGGCACCGACCCGGCCAAGGCCGCGAAGATGGTGCGCAAGCTCCACCTCGCCGGCGTCAGCGTGACCGGCGAGAACGTCGTCGACGAGGCGCAGGTGCGCGAGACGACCGCCGCGGTCTCCCGTGCGGTGGCGGCCGACGGGCGCTCGTTCCCCGCGGTGATCGGCGTCGATCAGGAGGGTGGCGTCGTCTCCCACCTGCGCGGCGTGGCCACCGAGTTCCCGGAGTTCGCGCGCACCGGAGACGCCATCGAGACGAAGCCGCGCAAGGGCATCGCGGCGACGACCGAGGCGGCGCGTACGACGGCGCTCGAGCTGCGCGACCTCGGCTTCACCTGGGTCTTCGCGCCGGTCGCCGACGTGACCGTCGGTGCGGCCGACCCGACGATCGGGTCGCGCTCGCCGAGCGAGAAGCCCCGGGTGGCGGCCACGGCGGTCTCCGCCGCGGTGCAGGGCTACAACGAGGCCGGTCTGGTCTCCACGACCAAGCACTTCCCGGGCCACGGCGCCGTCACCGGCGACACCCACCTCGGGCTCCAGGAGCTCGACTTCGGGATGAAGAAGCTCAAGCGCCGCGACCTCGTTCCTTTCGACGCCGCGGTCGACGCCGGGGCCCCGGCCGTCATGATCAGCCACGTCGACGTGAAGGCGGTGGCCCCCGGGAAGCCGGCCAGCATGGCGGCCCCGATCTACGACCTGCTCCGCGACGATCTCGGCTTCACCGGTATCGCGGTCACCGACTCGCTCGGGATGGGGGCGGTCACGACCACCACCAAGAAGCCCTCGGTCGCCGCCCTGAAGGCCGGCGCCGACCTCCTGCTGATGCCCGCCGACTCCAAGGCCGCCCACCGCAGCGTCGTCAAGGCCATGCGTTCGGGCCGCCTCGACCGCGCTCGCGTCGAGGAGGCGGCCGCGAAGGTCGTCGCCATGCAGCTGTGGCAGCAGCGCACCGCCGCAGCGGTGCCGGTGCCCGGTGACGTACGCGAGCAGGCGGAGAAGGCCTCTGCGGCCCTCTCCGAGGTGGCCTCCGAAGGCTGA
- a CDS encoding HhH-GPD-type base excision DNA repair protein → MSLMPSLHITGDEAADKLLSEDPFALLLGMALDQQYRMEDAFKGGHKLVARLGHLDPARIAEMDPEEFKAIASTPPAIHRFPGSMSAKVQGIAAIVTSEYGGDVTRLWTEASSGKDLLKRVQALPGFGKQKAQIFVSLLAKQLGVRPEGWEEAVGDYALDGYRSVADVVDVASLQKVRDYKQQKKAAAKAAG, encoded by the coding sequence ATGTCCCTTATGCCTTCGCTCCACATCACCGGCGACGAGGCCGCCGACAAGCTGCTCTCCGAAGACCCGTTCGCGCTGTTGCTGGGCATGGCCCTGGACCAGCAGTACCGGATGGAGGATGCGTTCAAGGGAGGCCACAAGCTGGTGGCCCGACTCGGACATCTGGATCCCGCCCGCATCGCCGAGATGGACCCTGAGGAGTTCAAGGCGATCGCCTCGACCCCGCCGGCGATCCACCGGTTCCCCGGTTCGATGTCGGCGAAGGTGCAGGGGATCGCCGCCATCGTCACCAGCGAGTACGGTGGTGACGTCACCCGGCTCTGGACCGAGGCCTCCAGCGGCAAGGATCTGCTCAAGCGGGTCCAGGCGCTCCCGGGGTTCGGGAAGCAGAAGGCGCAGATCTTCGTCTCGCTGCTGGCCAAGCAGCTGGGGGTGCGGCCCGAGGGCTGGGAAGAGGCCGTCGGGGACTACGCGCTCGATGGTTACCGTTCTGTGGCTGACGTCGTCGACGTTGCGTCGTTGCAGAAGGTGCGTGACTACAAACAGCAGAAGAAGGCCGCAGCCAAAGCAGCCGGATGA
- the coaE gene encoding dephospho-CoA kinase, with translation MRVGLTGGIASGKSTVSELLAGFGAVIVDSDKIAREVVEPGTPGLAAVVEEFGPSVLTESGELDRAKVGEIVFADESARERLNAIVHPLVGARSAELEETARAAGRLVVNDIPLLVEVGYAPFFDEVIVVDVPVETQVERAVARGMTEADARARISAQASREDRLAVATYVIDNTGTLEDLRKRVEEIYDALAATR, from the coding sequence ATGCGCGTAGGACTCACCGGCGGGATCGCCTCGGGGAAGAGCACGGTGTCGGAGCTGCTGGCCGGGTTCGGGGCGGTGATCGTCGACTCGGACAAGATCGCCCGCGAGGTCGTCGAGCCGGGCACGCCCGGGCTCGCGGCCGTCGTCGAGGAGTTCGGGCCGTCGGTGCTGACCGAGTCCGGGGAGCTGGACCGGGCCAAGGTGGGCGAGATCGTCTTCGCCGACGAGAGCGCCCGGGAGCGGCTCAACGCGATCGTGCACCCGCTGGTCGGGGCGCGCTCCGCGGAGCTCGAGGAGACCGCGCGGGCGGCGGGACGGCTGGTCGTCAACGACATCCCGTTGCTGGTCGAGGTGGGATACGCGCCGTTCTTCGACGAGGTGATCGTCGTCGACGTGCCGGTCGAGACCCAGGTCGAGCGCGCGGTCGCGCGCGGGATGACCGAGGCCGACGCCCGCGCCCGCATCTCCGCCCAGGCCAGTCGTGAGGATCGGCTCGCGGTGGCGACGTACGTCATCGACAACACCGGCACTCTCGAGGATCTGCGCAAGCGGGTGGAGGAGATCTACGACGCACTCGCGGCAACGCGGTGA